One genomic window of Lytechinus variegatus isolate NC3 chromosome 1, Lvar_3.0, whole genome shotgun sequence includes the following:
- the LOC121418829 gene encoding AN1-type zinc finger protein 2A-like isoform X2, whose amino-acid sequence MEFPDLGQNCHEPTCNQLDFLPMKCDSCSNIFCKNHIRYDQHKCAAGFRKDVQVPVCPLCNKPVPVKRGEAPDIGVSDHIDRECQSDPAVKKRKVYSNRCTKKGCKQRELVPVLCSSCHKNFCLKHRHTVDHDCQGFQNSGKNVSKQGAAAINRQQVNNRPAPSSSSSSSSRNRPQQTSLTALGRDLDRERRERMLAGRQRGVDSTMQAGMSEDEAMARAIQMSLAEENQSSKSARPPVNPRSLQQEDEDLALARALAASEEEERNRRRRQVVY is encoded by the exons ATGGAGTTTCCCGATCTCGGTCAGAATTGCCATGAGCCAACATGTAATCAATTGG ATTTTCTCCCAATGAAATGTGATTCCTGCTCAAATATTTTCTG CAAGAACCACATTAGATATGACCAGCATAAGTGTGCAGCAGGTTTTAGGAAG GATGTTCAAGTCCCGGTGTGCCCTCTGTGTAATAAGCCTGTACCAGTGAAGCGAGGGGAAGCCCCTGATATAGGCGTGTCCGATCATATAGACCGTGAGTGCCAGTCTGACCCTGCTGTCAAGAAAAGAAAGGTCTATTCCAACAGGTGTACCAAGAAAGGATGCAAGCAAAGAGAA ctTGTTCCAGTTTTATGTTCCTCCTGTCATAAGAACTTCTGTTTGAAGCATCGGCATACTGTGGACCATGATTGTCAAGGCTTCCAAAACTCGGGAAAAAATGTATCTAAACAAGG GGCAGCTGCAATTAATAGGCAACAAGTCAATAATAGGCCAgcgccttcatcatcatcatcatcatcatctagaAATCGGCCTCAGCAAACCTCTTTGACTGCACTGGGAAGAGATCTTGACAG agagaggagagagagaatgcTAGCAGGAAGACAACGTGGTGTAGATAGTACAATGCAAGCAGGCATG TCAGAGGACGAGGCAATGGCTAGGGCCATCCAGATGTCATTAGCCGAAGAGAACCAATCGTCCAAGTCAGCAAGGCCACCTGTGAATCCAAGGTCACTACAGCAGGAGGATGAAGACCTTGCACTAGCCAGGGCGCTGGCTGCCAGCGAGGAGGAAGAGAGGAATCGTCGCAGGCGACAG GTCGTCTATTAA
- the LOC121418829 gene encoding AN1-type zinc finger protein 2A-like isoform X1, giving the protein MEFPDLGQNCHEPTCNQLDFLPMKCDSCSNIFCKNHIRYDQHKCAAGFRKDVQVPVCPLCNKPVPVKRGEAPDIGVSDHIDRECQSDPAVKKRKVYSNRCTKKGCKQRELVPVLCSSCHKNFCLKHRHTVDHDCQGFQNSGKNVSKQGAAAINRQQVNNRPAPSSSSSSSSRNRPQQTSLTALGRDLDRERRERMLAGRQRGVDSTMQAGMSEDEAMARAIQMSLAEENQSSKSARPPVNPRSLQQEDEDLALARALAASEEEERNRRRRQQRQDSESDSKCSLS; this is encoded by the exons ATGGAGTTTCCCGATCTCGGTCAGAATTGCCATGAGCCAACATGTAATCAATTGG ATTTTCTCCCAATGAAATGTGATTCCTGCTCAAATATTTTCTG CAAGAACCACATTAGATATGACCAGCATAAGTGTGCAGCAGGTTTTAGGAAG GATGTTCAAGTCCCGGTGTGCCCTCTGTGTAATAAGCCTGTACCAGTGAAGCGAGGGGAAGCCCCTGATATAGGCGTGTCCGATCATATAGACCGTGAGTGCCAGTCTGACCCTGCTGTCAAGAAAAGAAAGGTCTATTCCAACAGGTGTACCAAGAAAGGATGCAAGCAAAGAGAA ctTGTTCCAGTTTTATGTTCCTCCTGTCATAAGAACTTCTGTTTGAAGCATCGGCATACTGTGGACCATGATTGTCAAGGCTTCCAAAACTCGGGAAAAAATGTATCTAAACAAGG GGCAGCTGCAATTAATAGGCAACAAGTCAATAATAGGCCAgcgccttcatcatcatcatcatcatcatctagaAATCGGCCTCAGCAAACCTCTTTGACTGCACTGGGAAGAGATCTTGACAG agagaggagagagagaatgcTAGCAGGAAGACAACGTGGTGTAGATAGTACAATGCAAGCAGGCATG TCAGAGGACGAGGCAATGGCTAGGGCCATCCAGATGTCATTAGCCGAAGAGAACCAATCGTCCAAGTCAGCAAGGCCACCTGTGAATCCAAGGTCACTACAGCAGGAGGATGAAGACCTTGCACTAGCCAGGGCGCTGGCTGCCAGCGAGGAGGAAGAGAGGAATCGTCGCAGGCGACAG CAACGGCAAGATTCTGAAAGTGATTCTAAGTGTTCTCTCTCCTGA